One region of Drosophila subobscura isolate 14011-0131.10 chromosome J, UCBerk_Dsub_1.0, whole genome shotgun sequence genomic DNA includes:
- the LOC117895743 gene encoding uncharacterized protein LOC117895743 isoform X1 — protein sequence MAPPIKIVVDPASSKGRSSGSNNNHTSSGTGAVPKQQQQNSNAGGAASAAGSAPASRSARSRRHQEHLGEPDMDFVEPLQRETLKTLNDLLQRTRITNGQIRSQEEQQSAISTTTSPGVQQHQREREREALRHLAAEHNSYDPTEQLQEQQQRYCFPVRPVQRVQHQPSSAAPPSASSALLRLRQSTPPNATVGVVIPNATTTNGNEEHLIQFAGGLQTLVQRLLGVALSPRGEGARPQLEVFRSLIEFDENLNSSRLQSNGISAEQLKNMVHEINPSAEQEEGIVNSTSLEDVALSEMSDNRAQSIQSLHSVLETPTPDATPSFDELQQRLDASNRNMQHLQDEQAKLLHIQNMAKSHLSEMEQLRQHASHMPHSSNGGEGPSYESVQQVQDDMASLVGRMKNLTAFIHNQNELSSVLGDDGPEILAEQQALQDKLESLRSQREDMRNLVDQLNSINQTAKETNRAVREAKEDTQPPANPAPAPVPAPAPVSSTDRVVPVEYQRNVPILRQEAANAAQRALHAQTMITQKTADIDALKAQMARLKGMLNTVSQIEDSTPSVGAILERESVSIERQLLPDDISHRVHTLNDVTSELRAEAASLQKERDRILALKAEIERRKQQAAAAVQMGEEALKRSSLTPTPTPMRQREEAQEEEPSEVETSLQATPPREQLRDELRLQCERLRKEYEQKQRELEQRYMNSNNTTSEADDEGNDDTDSDKYFANVRTASSATLKRAPSASTVVEQRRSQPTKNPPPPPMHNEEDLNVTIDTLSLGNDSLLSSSARSQYMPPPMAPVQGMWATHNASSNAWHGQQPIYAPVHPSNVECKPTVPTAPQATSSNASGSNASADAVMLQQFMQAQQMLINSVCQCNQTLWHQQREIDNLTNQLHALQDRFNVVGCQDHSYGLRSESVPPPSLSVGTPILGQIPNNLCLGGSNHRAQSEQMFNFGAHQSGHQSAFSNYQRSCHRNAGTTASVYSTSSDAHQQQQQQPFLNNAAPPQQAPPTHFNNETPLSPPSYRASPGPIFMNHHNNTIHQNNANLRTQNQYANNLHSLPVAGGAAVAPPPLQPTLNNQVPPGNRANNYWDNFRSYSRQNLLSNKSNEELNVDHQQYRRQRSRLTYFPSHAAVPCSRSSASASAVLSFQQQQQQQPQQQQQQRQHHFLESSPLTALHGSGSSNSNNLNNTTSGGRKRDWRDDPQLVDEDLDEVEENNDNAIYGGGRRRNRRRPAASPLLDDDADQSSSSNLVNMNVNFGNSPLYQRNKVPAKPTTSAVSLTPLQQRHLRFDFELPAQYIDYDLPQATASATAAPRIDSSSFNHERGVPVDESNALEQSEETASEELNRNLLVNALKSDKFTTKFYESIKEDVYRRLETLFEQQQQQQQQQQQQLQQSQETHSLRKALNQGTSPPDRAQAQEQEIENENEGENEASNAEGTESRSETPLEAMSLQLDNDRPEDEKGSPAKPAQNGHAQALELSDGAYGASASAVRTENEEKIIEPALESAASGAVAVAGAVASVEMAPDHALIEYIIKRIRNQTHNNTIINDSMLVEVSKLTATAARNSATSWAQNASSPLISPKRIYAKIKKMDIPRQRDEFLLWYRSYLEQLFVVDHPKGDSHAKSKVSSTSSPKNQTNKRVREQSHSQSQDSNNDADLAEADQKNVSSSNGNGDLECENNENPDEEADADPDGLAAGDSGDVEKNDISLD from the exons aTGGCGCCGCCCATTAAAATTGTTGTGGACCCAGCTAGTAGCAAGGGCCGCAGCAGTGGAAGCAATAACAACCACACGAGCAGTGGTACGGGCGCAGTgcccaaacagcagcaacaaaactcAAATGCAGGGGGAGCCGCCTCTGCCGCAGGATCTGCACCTGCCAGCAGATCGGCACGTTCCAGACGCCATCAAGAGCATCTAGGGGAGCCAGACATGGACTTTGTGGAACCTCTGCAAAGGGAAACActaaaaacattaaat GATCTGCTGCAACGGACCCGCATAACAAACGGCCAGATCCGCAGCCAGGAGGAACAACAGTCGGCCATATCAACAACCACATCGCCAGGAGTTCAGCAACACCAGAGGGAACGGGAGCGGGAGGCACTGCGTCACTTGGCTGCTGAGCACAACAGCTACGACCCAACAG AGCAattgcaggagcagcagcagcgctatTGCTTTCCCGTCCGACCTGTGCAACGTGTCCAGCATCAGCCGTCATCTGCTGCCCCGCCTTCCGCGTCATCGGCCTTGCTGCGTTTGCGTCAATCGACGCCCCCGAATGCGACAGTAGGCGTGGTCATACCAAACGCGACCACAACGAACGGCAACGAGGAGCACTTGATACAGTTCGCCGGCGGACTGCAGACACTGGTCCAACGACTGCTTGGCGTCGCCTTGAGCCCCAGAGGCGAAGGAGCTCGCCCACAGCTTGAAGTGTTTCGCTCCCTGATAGAATTCGATGAGAACTTGAATAGCAGCAGACTGCAATCGAACGGAATCTCAGCCGAGCAACTGAAGAACATGGTGCACGAGATCAATCCCAGCGCCGAACAGGAGGAGGGCATTGTCAATTCGACCAGCCTCGAGGATGTGGCATTGAGTGAG ATGAGCGACAATCGCGCCCAGTCGATACAATCGTTGCATAGCGTCCTGGAGACGCCCACACCCGATGCGACGCCCAGCTTCgatgagctgcagcagcgcctggATGCCTCCAATCGCAATATGCAGCACCTGCAGGATGAGCAGGCCAAGCTGCTGCACATTCAGAACATGGCCAAGTCGCATCTCAGCGAGATGGAGCAGCTGCGCCAGCACGCCAGCCACATGCCCCACTCGAGCAACGGGGGCGAGGGGCCCAGCTATGAGTCAGTGCAACAGGTGCAGGACGACATGGCCTCGCTAGTGGGTCGCATGAAGAACCTTACCGCATTTATACACAATCAAAACGAGCTGAGCAGCGTCCTGGGTGACGACGGTCCGGAGATCCTTGCCGAGCAGCAGGCCCTGCAGGACAAGCTCGAATCGTTGCGAAGTCAGCGCGAGGACATGCGTAATCTCGTCGACCAACTGAATAGCATCAATCAAACGGCAAAGGAGACCAACCGCGCAGTGAGAGAAGCCAAAGAAGACACTCAACCGCCGGCAAATCCGGCTCCAGCACCGGTtccggctcctgctccagtGTCCTCAACAGATCGCGTGGTGCCCGTAGAGTATCAACGGAATGTGCCCATTTTACGGCAGGAAGCGGCCAATGCCGCTCAGCGTGCGCTCCACGCCCAGACGATGATCACCCAAAAGACGGCAGACATTGATGCCCTCAAAGCCCAAATGGCAAGGCTCAAGGGCATGCTGAACACGGTCAGCCAGATTGAGGACTCTACCCCGAGCGTCGGTGCTATATTAGAGCGTGAGAGTGTGAGCATCGAACGACAGCTGCTCCCAGACGATATTAGCCATCGCGTGCACACCCTCAACGATGTCACGTCAGAGCTGAGGGCCGAAGCAGCCAGTCTGCAAAAGGAACGCGACCGCATCTTGGCGTTGAAGGCGGAGATCGAGCGacgcaagcagcaggcagccgccgctgTGCAGATGGGTGAAGAGGCGCTCAAACGAAGCAGCCTGACACCGACACCCACGCCCATGAGGCAGCGTGAAGAAGCTCAAGAGGAGGAGCCATCCGAGGTGGAGACCTCCCTGCAGGCTACTCCGCCGCGCGAGCAACTGCGCGACGAGTTGCGGCTGCAGTGCGAGCGTCTGCGCAAGGAGTacgagcagaagcagcgcgAGCTTGAGCAGCGGTAcatgaacagcaacaacaccaccTCGGAGGCAGATGACGAGGGCAACGACGACACCGACAGCGACAAGTACTTTGCCAATGTGCGCACAGCCTCGTCGGCCACCCTGAAGCGTGCTCCCTCGGCCAGCACTGTGGTGGAGCAGCGACGGtcgcagccaacaaaaaacccaccGCCTCCTCCCATGCACAACGAGGAGGATTTGAATGTGACCATCGACACGCTGTCGCTGGGCAACGACAGCCTGCTCTCGAGCAGCGCCAGATCGCAGTACATGCCACCGCCCATGGCGCCAGTTCAGGGTATGTGGG CCACGCAcaatgccagcagcaatgCCTGGCACGGTCAGCAACCAATCTATGCCCCAGTGCATCCCAGCAACGTGGAGTGCAAGCCAACAGTTCCGACTGCGCCACAGGCCACATCCTCGAACGCCTCCGGCTCGAATGCTTCGGCCGATGCCGTGATGCTTCAGCAGTTCATGCAGGCCCAGCAGATGCTCATCAACTCGGTCTGCCAGTGCAATCAGACCCTGTGGCACCAGCAGCGAGAGATCGATAATCTTACCAATCAGCTGCATGCC CTCCAGGATCGCTTCAATGTTGTGGGATGTCAGGACCATAGCTACGGCTTGCGCTCAGAGTCAGTGCCGCCACCGAGCCTCTCGGTGGGGACTCCCATTCTGGGCCAGATACCCAACAACCTCTGTCTGGGCGGCAGCAACCACCGGGCTCAGTCGGAGCAGATGTTCAATTTCGGTGCCCATCAGAGCGGCCATCAAAGCGCCTTCAGCAACTATCAGCGCAGCTGTCACCGCAACGCGGGCACAACGGCAAGTGTTTACAGCACCAGTAGCGatgcccaccagcagcaacagcagcagccgttcCTCAATAATGCAGCCCCGCCACAGCAGGCGCCACCGACACACTTCAACAACGAGACGCCGCTGTCGCCACCCTCATATCGCGCCAGTCCGGGACCCATTTTCATGAATCACCACAACAACACCATCCACCAGAACAACGCAAATCTGCGCACCCAGAATCAGTACGCCAACAATTTGCACTCGCTGCCAGTGGCCGGAGGAGCAGCTGTGGCACCGCCGCCACTGCAGCCGACGCTGAACAACCAGGTGCCGCCCGGCAATCGGGCCAACAACTACTGGGACAACTTCAGAAG CTACTCGCGCCAGAATCTGCTCTCCAACAAGAGTAATGAGGAGCTAAATGTGGACCATCAGCAGTATCGCCGTCAAAGGTCGCGTCTCACATATTTCCCGTCGCATGCTGCTGTGCCATGTTCGCGCAGCTCCGCCTCAGCCAGCGCAGTCCTGTctttccaacaacaacaacaacaacagccgcagcaacagcagcagcaacgacagcacCATTTCTTAGAGTCGTCTCCACTAACCGCTTTgcatggcagcggcagcagcaacagcaataaccTAAACAATACCACTAGTGGGGGCAGAAAGCGGGACTGGCGTGACGATCCACAGCTCGTGGACGAGGACTTGGACGAGGTGGAGGAGAACAATGACAATGCCATCTATGGCGGTGGCCGGCGACGTAATCGCCGCCGTCCTGCGGCCTCCCCTCTGCTCGATGACGATGCCGATCAGTCGAGCTCCTCCAATTTGGTCAACATGAACGTCAACTTCGGCAACAGTCCGTTGTATCAGCGAAACAAGGTGCCAGCCAAACCCACCACCTCGGCCGTCTCACTGACTCCACTGCAGCAACGTCATCTGCGCTTTGACTTCGAGCTTCCAGCACAGTACATCGACTATGATCTGCCCCAGGCGACTGCTTCTGCAACAGCGGCACCTCGTATCGATTCTTCCAGCTTCAATCATGAGAGGGGAGTGCCAGTGGATGAGTCGAATGCTTTGGAGCAGAGCGAGGAGACTGCCTCCGAGGAGCTGAATCGGAATCTGCTTGTTAATGCATTAAAAAGCGACAAGTTCACGACCAAGTTCTACGAATCCATTAAGGAAGATGTCTACAGGCGGCTGGAAACACTATtcgagcaacagcaacagcagcagcagcaacaacagcaacagctgcaacagagCCAGGAGACGCATAGCCTGCGGAAGGCCCTCAACCAGGGTACTTCTCCCCCAGACCGTGCGCAggcacaggagcaggagatcgagaacgagaacgaagGGGAGAACGAAGCTTCTAATGCGGAGGGCACTGAGAGCCGCAGCGAAACGCCTTTGGAGGCAATGAGCCTGCAGTTGGACAATGACAGGCCCGAGGACGAGAAGGGATCCCCTGCGAAGCCAGCCCAAAACGGGCACGCCCAAGCCCTCGAGCTGAGCGATGGGGCTTACGGTGCTTCCGCTTCTGCTGTAAGGACAGAGAACGAAGAg AAAATAATTGAGCCGGCCCTTGAGAGTGCCGCCTcgggggcggtggcggtggctgggGCAGTGGCCAGCGTAGAGATGGCTCCGGATCATGCGCTGATCGAGTACATTATCAAGCGCATTCGAAACCAGACGCACAACAACACAATCATTAACGACTCAATGCTGGTGGAGGTCTCCAAGCTGACGGCGACGGCCGCACGAAACTCTGCCACCAGTTGGGCCCAAAACGCTTCCTCGCCCCTCATTTCGCCCAAGCGGATCTATGCCAAGATTAAGAAAATGGACATACCCCGACAGCGGGATGAGTTCCTGCTCTGGTATCGCTCTTATTTGGAGCAACTCTTTGTTGTGGATCATCCGAAAGGAGACAGCCATGCCAAGTCCAAAGTGTCGTCCAccagcagccccaaaaaccAGACAAACAAGCGAGTGCGCGAGCAGTCGCACTCCCAATCACAGGACTCCAACAACGATGCCGATCTTGCCGAGGCTGACCAGAAGAATGTCTCCTCTTCCAACGGCAACGGGGACCTCGAGTGCGAGAACAACGAGAATCCCGATGAGGAGGCTGACGCGGATCCGGATGGTCTTGCTGCTGGCGATTCGGGAGATGTGGAAAAGAACGATATCAGTCTAGACTAG
- the LOC117895743 gene encoding uncharacterized protein LOC117895743 isoform X2, with protein sequence MDFVEPLQRETLKTLNDLLQRTRITNGQIRSQEEQQSAISTTTSPGVQQHQREREREALRHLAAEHNSYDPTEQLQEQQQRYCFPVRPVQRVQHQPSSAAPPSASSALLRLRQSTPPNATVGVVIPNATTTNGNEEHLIQFAGGLQTLVQRLLGVALSPRGEGARPQLEVFRSLIEFDENLNSSRLQSNGISAEQLKNMVHEINPSAEQEEGIVNSTSLEDVALSEMSDNRAQSIQSLHSVLETPTPDATPSFDELQQRLDASNRNMQHLQDEQAKLLHIQNMAKSHLSEMEQLRQHASHMPHSSNGGEGPSYESVQQVQDDMASLVGRMKNLTAFIHNQNELSSVLGDDGPEILAEQQALQDKLESLRSQREDMRNLVDQLNSINQTAKETNRAVREAKEDTQPPANPAPAPVPAPAPVSSTDRVVPVEYQRNVPILRQEAANAAQRALHAQTMITQKTADIDALKAQMARLKGMLNTVSQIEDSTPSVGAILERESVSIERQLLPDDISHRVHTLNDVTSELRAEAASLQKERDRILALKAEIERRKQQAAAAVQMGEEALKRSSLTPTPTPMRQREEAQEEEPSEVETSLQATPPREQLRDELRLQCERLRKEYEQKQRELEQRYMNSNNTTSEADDEGNDDTDSDKYFANVRTASSATLKRAPSASTVVEQRRSQPTKNPPPPPMHNEEDLNVTIDTLSLGNDSLLSSSARSQYMPPPMAPVQGMWATHNASSNAWHGQQPIYAPVHPSNVECKPTVPTAPQATSSNASGSNASADAVMLQQFMQAQQMLINSVCQCNQTLWHQQREIDNLTNQLHALQDRFNVVGCQDHSYGLRSESVPPPSLSVGTPILGQIPNNLCLGGSNHRAQSEQMFNFGAHQSGHQSAFSNYQRSCHRNAGTTASVYSTSSDAHQQQQQQPFLNNAAPPQQAPPTHFNNETPLSPPSYRASPGPIFMNHHNNTIHQNNANLRTQNQYANNLHSLPVAGGAAVAPPPLQPTLNNQVPPGNRANNYWDNFRSYSRQNLLSNKSNEELNVDHQQYRRQRSRLTYFPSHAAVPCSRSSASASAVLSFQQQQQQQPQQQQQQRQHHFLESSPLTALHGSGSSNSNNLNNTTSGGRKRDWRDDPQLVDEDLDEVEENNDNAIYGGGRRRNRRRPAASPLLDDDADQSSSSNLVNMNVNFGNSPLYQRNKVPAKPTTSAVSLTPLQQRHLRFDFELPAQYIDYDLPQATASATAAPRIDSSSFNHERGVPVDESNALEQSEETASEELNRNLLVNALKSDKFTTKFYESIKEDVYRRLETLFEQQQQQQQQQQQQLQQSQETHSLRKALNQGTSPPDRAQAQEQEIENENEGENEASNAEGTESRSETPLEAMSLQLDNDRPEDEKGSPAKPAQNGHAQALELSDGAYGASASAVRTENEEKIIEPALESAASGAVAVAGAVASVEMAPDHALIEYIIKRIRNQTHNNTIINDSMLVEVSKLTATAARNSATSWAQNASSPLISPKRIYAKIKKMDIPRQRDEFLLWYRSYLEQLFVVDHPKGDSHAKSKVSSTSSPKNQTNKRVREQSHSQSQDSNNDADLAEADQKNVSSSNGNGDLECENNENPDEEADADPDGLAAGDSGDVEKNDISLD encoded by the exons ATGGACTTTGTGGAACCTCTGCAAAGGGAAACActaaaaacattaaat GATCTGCTGCAACGGACCCGCATAACAAACGGCCAGATCCGCAGCCAGGAGGAACAACAGTCGGCCATATCAACAACCACATCGCCAGGAGTTCAGCAACACCAGAGGGAACGGGAGCGGGAGGCACTGCGTCACTTGGCTGCTGAGCACAACAGCTACGACCCAACAG AGCAattgcaggagcagcagcagcgctatTGCTTTCCCGTCCGACCTGTGCAACGTGTCCAGCATCAGCCGTCATCTGCTGCCCCGCCTTCCGCGTCATCGGCCTTGCTGCGTTTGCGTCAATCGACGCCCCCGAATGCGACAGTAGGCGTGGTCATACCAAACGCGACCACAACGAACGGCAACGAGGAGCACTTGATACAGTTCGCCGGCGGACTGCAGACACTGGTCCAACGACTGCTTGGCGTCGCCTTGAGCCCCAGAGGCGAAGGAGCTCGCCCACAGCTTGAAGTGTTTCGCTCCCTGATAGAATTCGATGAGAACTTGAATAGCAGCAGACTGCAATCGAACGGAATCTCAGCCGAGCAACTGAAGAACATGGTGCACGAGATCAATCCCAGCGCCGAACAGGAGGAGGGCATTGTCAATTCGACCAGCCTCGAGGATGTGGCATTGAGTGAG ATGAGCGACAATCGCGCCCAGTCGATACAATCGTTGCATAGCGTCCTGGAGACGCCCACACCCGATGCGACGCCCAGCTTCgatgagctgcagcagcgcctggATGCCTCCAATCGCAATATGCAGCACCTGCAGGATGAGCAGGCCAAGCTGCTGCACATTCAGAACATGGCCAAGTCGCATCTCAGCGAGATGGAGCAGCTGCGCCAGCACGCCAGCCACATGCCCCACTCGAGCAACGGGGGCGAGGGGCCCAGCTATGAGTCAGTGCAACAGGTGCAGGACGACATGGCCTCGCTAGTGGGTCGCATGAAGAACCTTACCGCATTTATACACAATCAAAACGAGCTGAGCAGCGTCCTGGGTGACGACGGTCCGGAGATCCTTGCCGAGCAGCAGGCCCTGCAGGACAAGCTCGAATCGTTGCGAAGTCAGCGCGAGGACATGCGTAATCTCGTCGACCAACTGAATAGCATCAATCAAACGGCAAAGGAGACCAACCGCGCAGTGAGAGAAGCCAAAGAAGACACTCAACCGCCGGCAAATCCGGCTCCAGCACCGGTtccggctcctgctccagtGTCCTCAACAGATCGCGTGGTGCCCGTAGAGTATCAACGGAATGTGCCCATTTTACGGCAGGAAGCGGCCAATGCCGCTCAGCGTGCGCTCCACGCCCAGACGATGATCACCCAAAAGACGGCAGACATTGATGCCCTCAAAGCCCAAATGGCAAGGCTCAAGGGCATGCTGAACACGGTCAGCCAGATTGAGGACTCTACCCCGAGCGTCGGTGCTATATTAGAGCGTGAGAGTGTGAGCATCGAACGACAGCTGCTCCCAGACGATATTAGCCATCGCGTGCACACCCTCAACGATGTCACGTCAGAGCTGAGGGCCGAAGCAGCCAGTCTGCAAAAGGAACGCGACCGCATCTTGGCGTTGAAGGCGGAGATCGAGCGacgcaagcagcaggcagccgccgctgTGCAGATGGGTGAAGAGGCGCTCAAACGAAGCAGCCTGACACCGACACCCACGCCCATGAGGCAGCGTGAAGAAGCTCAAGAGGAGGAGCCATCCGAGGTGGAGACCTCCCTGCAGGCTACTCCGCCGCGCGAGCAACTGCGCGACGAGTTGCGGCTGCAGTGCGAGCGTCTGCGCAAGGAGTacgagcagaagcagcgcgAGCTTGAGCAGCGGTAcatgaacagcaacaacaccaccTCGGAGGCAGATGACGAGGGCAACGACGACACCGACAGCGACAAGTACTTTGCCAATGTGCGCACAGCCTCGTCGGCCACCCTGAAGCGTGCTCCCTCGGCCAGCACTGTGGTGGAGCAGCGACGGtcgcagccaacaaaaaacccaccGCCTCCTCCCATGCACAACGAGGAGGATTTGAATGTGACCATCGACACGCTGTCGCTGGGCAACGACAGCCTGCTCTCGAGCAGCGCCAGATCGCAGTACATGCCACCGCCCATGGCGCCAGTTCAGGGTATGTGGG CCACGCAcaatgccagcagcaatgCCTGGCACGGTCAGCAACCAATCTATGCCCCAGTGCATCCCAGCAACGTGGAGTGCAAGCCAACAGTTCCGACTGCGCCACAGGCCACATCCTCGAACGCCTCCGGCTCGAATGCTTCGGCCGATGCCGTGATGCTTCAGCAGTTCATGCAGGCCCAGCAGATGCTCATCAACTCGGTCTGCCAGTGCAATCAGACCCTGTGGCACCAGCAGCGAGAGATCGATAATCTTACCAATCAGCTGCATGCC CTCCAGGATCGCTTCAATGTTGTGGGATGTCAGGACCATAGCTACGGCTTGCGCTCAGAGTCAGTGCCGCCACCGAGCCTCTCGGTGGGGACTCCCATTCTGGGCCAGATACCCAACAACCTCTGTCTGGGCGGCAGCAACCACCGGGCTCAGTCGGAGCAGATGTTCAATTTCGGTGCCCATCAGAGCGGCCATCAAAGCGCCTTCAGCAACTATCAGCGCAGCTGTCACCGCAACGCGGGCACAACGGCAAGTGTTTACAGCACCAGTAGCGatgcccaccagcagcaacagcagcagccgttcCTCAATAATGCAGCCCCGCCACAGCAGGCGCCACCGACACACTTCAACAACGAGACGCCGCTGTCGCCACCCTCATATCGCGCCAGTCCGGGACCCATTTTCATGAATCACCACAACAACACCATCCACCAGAACAACGCAAATCTGCGCACCCAGAATCAGTACGCCAACAATTTGCACTCGCTGCCAGTGGCCGGAGGAGCAGCTGTGGCACCGCCGCCACTGCAGCCGACGCTGAACAACCAGGTGCCGCCCGGCAATCGGGCCAACAACTACTGGGACAACTTCAGAAG CTACTCGCGCCAGAATCTGCTCTCCAACAAGAGTAATGAGGAGCTAAATGTGGACCATCAGCAGTATCGCCGTCAAAGGTCGCGTCTCACATATTTCCCGTCGCATGCTGCTGTGCCATGTTCGCGCAGCTCCGCCTCAGCCAGCGCAGTCCTGTctttccaacaacaacaacaacaacagccgcagcaacagcagcagcaacgacagcacCATTTCTTAGAGTCGTCTCCACTAACCGCTTTgcatggcagcggcagcagcaacagcaataaccTAAACAATACCACTAGTGGGGGCAGAAAGCGGGACTGGCGTGACGATCCACAGCTCGTGGACGAGGACTTGGACGAGGTGGAGGAGAACAATGACAATGCCATCTATGGCGGTGGCCGGCGACGTAATCGCCGCCGTCCTGCGGCCTCCCCTCTGCTCGATGACGATGCCGATCAGTCGAGCTCCTCCAATTTGGTCAACATGAACGTCAACTTCGGCAACAGTCCGTTGTATCAGCGAAACAAGGTGCCAGCCAAACCCACCACCTCGGCCGTCTCACTGACTCCACTGCAGCAACGTCATCTGCGCTTTGACTTCGAGCTTCCAGCACAGTACATCGACTATGATCTGCCCCAGGCGACTGCTTCTGCAACAGCGGCACCTCGTATCGATTCTTCCAGCTTCAATCATGAGAGGGGAGTGCCAGTGGATGAGTCGAATGCTTTGGAGCAGAGCGAGGAGACTGCCTCCGAGGAGCTGAATCGGAATCTGCTTGTTAATGCATTAAAAAGCGACAAGTTCACGACCAAGTTCTACGAATCCATTAAGGAAGATGTCTACAGGCGGCTGGAAACACTATtcgagcaacagcaacagcagcagcagcaacaacagcaacagctgcaacagagCCAGGAGACGCATAGCCTGCGGAAGGCCCTCAACCAGGGTACTTCTCCCCCAGACCGTGCGCAggcacaggagcaggagatcgagaacgagaacgaagGGGAGAACGAAGCTTCTAATGCGGAGGGCACTGAGAGCCGCAGCGAAACGCCTTTGGAGGCAATGAGCCTGCAGTTGGACAATGACAGGCCCGAGGACGAGAAGGGATCCCCTGCGAAGCCAGCCCAAAACGGGCACGCCCAAGCCCTCGAGCTGAGCGATGGGGCTTACGGTGCTTCCGCTTCTGCTGTAAGGACAGAGAACGAAGAg AAAATAATTGAGCCGGCCCTTGAGAGTGCCGCCTcgggggcggtggcggtggctgggGCAGTGGCCAGCGTAGAGATGGCTCCGGATCATGCGCTGATCGAGTACATTATCAAGCGCATTCGAAACCAGACGCACAACAACACAATCATTAACGACTCAATGCTGGTGGAGGTCTCCAAGCTGACGGCGACGGCCGCACGAAACTCTGCCACCAGTTGGGCCCAAAACGCTTCCTCGCCCCTCATTTCGCCCAAGCGGATCTATGCCAAGATTAAGAAAATGGACATACCCCGACAGCGGGATGAGTTCCTGCTCTGGTATCGCTCTTATTTGGAGCAACTCTTTGTTGTGGATCATCCGAAAGGAGACAGCCATGCCAAGTCCAAAGTGTCGTCCAccagcagccccaaaaaccAGACAAACAAGCGAGTGCGCGAGCAGTCGCACTCCCAATCACAGGACTCCAACAACGATGCCGATCTTGCCGAGGCTGACCAGAAGAATGTCTCCTCTTCCAACGGCAACGGGGACCTCGAGTGCGAGAACAACGAGAATCCCGATGAGGAGGCTGACGCGGATCCGGATGGTCTTGCTGCTGGCGATTCGGGAGATGTGGAAAAGAACGATATCAGTCTAGACTAG
- the LOC117895745 gene encoding bifunctional peptidase and (3S)-lysyl hydroxylase Jmjd7, whose amino-acid sequence MIWFNSIYFTDKSVAGRHPQCVMSKIQAAIDLLIQEADDLCIGNSIAELDHLPSALEFCRDYYAKNSPVVIRNAVAWPAIGKWTPEYLVEKLNDKIVDVAVTPNGYADGLATQKGREYFVLPLEKRMKLSELIVRLDDPMGAIHYVQKQNSNLSQDFPELASDLVMGDLDFAQQSFNKTPDAVNFWLGDERAITSMHKDPYENMYCVISGHKDFILIPPHKLSCVPRSTYPTGVYKTSDSGQFYIDPLTDEDGGEQLTEWVSIDPLAPDLAKYPEYSRAKPLKVRVHAGDVLYLPNYWFHHVQQSHKCIAVNFWYDMEYDSRYCYYRMLEDLASKAS is encoded by the coding sequence atgatATGGTTTAACTCGATATATTTTACTGATAAATCCGTCGCCGGTCGCCACCCGCAATGCGTTATGTCTAAAATTCAAGCTGCCATCGATCTGCTGATCCAAGAGGCGGACGATCTGTGCATTGGGAACAGCATCGCGGAGCTAGACCACCTCCCCAGTGCCTTGGAGTTTTGCCGCGACTACTATGCCAAAAACTCGCCGGTCGTCATCCGCAATGCGGTAGCGTGGCCGGCCATTGGCAAATGGACCCCGGAGTACTTGGTCGAGAAACTGAACGACAAGATTGTGGATGTGGCCGTCACACCGAATGGCTACGCAGATGGTCTGGCCACCCAAAAGGGGCGAGAGTATTTTGTCCTGCCCCTGGAGAAGCGAATGAAACTCTCAGAGCTAATCGTGCGACTCGATGATCCCATGGGCGCCATCCACTACGTACAGAAGCAAAACTCCAACTTAAGCCAGGACTTCCCGGAGCTGGCCAGTGATCTGGTGATGGGCGACTTGGACTTTGCCCAACAGTCCTTCAATAAGACCCCAGACGCCGTCAACTTTTGGCTGGGGGACGAGCGCGCGATTACCTCCATGCACAAGGATCCCTATGAGAATATGTACTGTGTGATATCCGGCCATAAGGACTTTATTCTCATACCGCCGCATAAGCTGAGCTGTGTTCCACGCAGCACTTATCCCACGGGCGTCTACAAGACATCGGATTCCGGGCAGTTCTACATAGATCCACTGACAGACGAAGATGGTGGGGAACAACTAACGGAGTGGGTCAGCATAGATCCGCTGGCCCCCGACCTGGCCAAGTATCCCGAGTATTCGCGAGCCAAGCCACTGAAAGTGCGCGTCCATGCTGGCGACGTCCTGTACCTGCCCAACTACTGGTTCCATCATGTCCAACAGAGCCACAAATGCATCGCAGTCAATTTCTGGTATGACATGGAGTACGACAGTCGCTACTGCTACTATCGCATGTTGGAGGATCTAGCCAGTAAGGCGAGCTAG